A section of the Enterobacter sp. C2 genome encodes:
- the fadR gene encoding fatty acid metabolism transcriptional regulator FadR translates to MVIKAQSPAGFAEEYIIESIWNNRFPPGTILPAERELSELIGVTRTTLREVLQRLARDGWLTIQHGKPTKVNNFWETSGLNILETLARLDHESVPQLIDNLLSVRTNIATIFIRTAFRQHPQDALDVLARAREVEDHADAFAELDYNIFRGLAFASGNPIYGLILNGMKGLYTRIGRHYFANPEARSLALGFYHRLGEVCERGDHDKVYDIVRHYGRDSGEIWHRMQKNLPGDLAIQSR, encoded by the coding sequence ATGGTCATTAAGGCGCAGAGCCCGGCGGGTTTCGCGGAAGAGTACATCATTGAAAGTATCTGGAATAATCGCTTTCCACCGGGAACGATCCTGCCAGCTGAAAGAGAACTTTCCGAACTGATTGGCGTCACCCGCACTACGCTGCGCGAGGTGCTACAGCGTCTGGCACGTGACGGCTGGCTGACCATCCAGCACGGTAAGCCGACCAAGGTAAATAACTTCTGGGAGACGTCCGGCCTTAATATTCTGGAGACGCTGGCCCGGCTCGATCACGAGAGCGTTCCCCAGCTGATCGACAACCTGCTGTCGGTGCGTACCAATATCGCCACCATTTTCATCCGCACTGCGTTTCGCCAGCATCCACAAGATGCGCTGGACGTGCTGGCCCGCGCGCGTGAGGTAGAAGATCATGCCGATGCCTTCGCCGAACTGGACTACAACATTTTCCGCGGCCTCGCGTTTGCGTCGGGTAATCCTATCTATGGGCTGATCCTCAACGGCATGAAGGGGCTCTACACCCGTATCGGGCGGCACTACTTTGCTAACCCCGAGGCGCGCAGCCTGGCGCTGGGCTTCTACCACCGCCTGGGCGAGGTGTGCGAGCGCGGCGATCATGACAAGGTGTATGATATTGTGCGCCACTATGGACGCGACAGCGGAGAGATCTGGCACCGGATGCAGAAAAACCTGCCGGGCGATCTCGCCATTCAGAGTCGTTGA
- a CDS encoding D-amino acid dehydrogenase → MRVVVLGSGVVGVTSAWYLSQAGHEVTVIEREPGSALQTSAANAGQISPGYAAPWAAPGVPLKAIKWMFERHAPLAIGLDGTSFQLKWMWQMLRNCDTRHYMENKGRMVRLAEYSRDCLKALRDSTGIEYEGRQGGTLQLFRTEQQYENATRDIAVLEDAGVPYQLLESARLAEVEPALAEVAHKLTGGLRLPNDETGDCQLFTQRLAQMAEQAGVVFRYNTPVDRLLYEGEKIYGVKCGDEVIKADAYVMAFGSYSTAMLKGIVDIPVYPLKGYSLTIPVAEESGAPVSTILDESYKIAITRFDNRIRVGGMAEIVGFNTELLQPRRETLEMVVRDLFPRGGHVEEATFWTGLRPMTPDGTPVVGRTPFKNLWLNTGHGTLGWTMACGSGQLLSDLISGRSPAIPHDDLGVARYGADFTPARANHLHGVHNT, encoded by the coding sequence ATGCGCGTTGTGGTTCTGGGAAGTGGCGTCGTGGGCGTGACCAGCGCCTGGTATCTGAGTCAGGCGGGGCATGAGGTAACGGTAATTGAACGGGAGCCGGGATCGGCGCTGCAAACCAGCGCGGCCAACGCCGGACAGATCTCACCAGGCTATGCTGCCCCCTGGGCCGCACCGGGTGTTCCCCTGAAGGCGATCAAATGGATGTTTGAACGCCATGCCCCGCTGGCCATCGGCCTTGACGGAACGTCGTTCCAGCTCAAGTGGATGTGGCAGATGCTGCGCAACTGTGACACCCGCCACTACATGGAGAACAAGGGACGGATGGTGCGTCTGGCCGAGTACAGCCGCGACTGCCTGAAGGCCCTGCGCGACAGCACCGGCATTGAGTATGAGGGGCGACAGGGCGGCACGCTGCAGCTCTTCCGCACAGAACAGCAGTATGAGAACGCTACCCGCGACATCGCCGTGCTGGAAGATGCTGGCGTTCCCTATCAGCTGCTGGAGTCTGCCCGGCTGGCAGAGGTTGAACCCGCCCTGGCCGAAGTGGCGCACAAGCTTACCGGCGGCCTGCGTCTGCCCAATGACGAAACCGGTGACTGCCAGCTCTTTACCCAGCGTCTGGCGCAGATGGCCGAGCAGGCGGGTGTGGTGTTTCGCTACAATACGCCGGTCGATCGCCTGCTTTATGAGGGCGAGAAGATCTATGGCGTGAAGTGTGGCGATGAGGTGATTAAGGCCGATGCCTACGTAATGGCCTTTGGCTCATACTCCACCGCCATGCTGAAGGGCATCGTCGATATTCCGGTCTATCCCCTGAAAGGCTACTCGCTCACCATTCCCGTGGCGGAGGAGAGCGGTGCGCCCGTATCGACTATCCTTGATGAGAGCTACAAGATTGCCATTACCCGCTTCGATAACCGCATTCGCGTTGGCGGGATGGCAGAGATTGTGGGCTTCAATACCGAGCTGCTGCAGCCGCGTCGGGAGACGCTGGAGATGGTGGTGCGCGATCTCTTTCCACGCGGAGGCCACGTCGAGGAAGCCACCTTCTGGACCGGCCTGCGTCCGATGACGCCGGACGGCACGCCGGTGGTGGGACGCACGCCGTTTAAAAATCTCTGGCTCAACACCGGGCATGGCACCCTTGGCTGGACCATGGCCTGCGGCTCCGGCCAGCTGCTGAGCGATCTGATCTCTGGCCGCTCACCGGCTATTCCACACGATGATTTAGGCGTAGCCCGCTACGGCGCCGATTTTACTCCCGCGCGGGCCAACCATCTGCATGGCGTACACAATACATAA
- a CDS encoding SpoVR family protein, giving the protein MATIDSMNKDTSRLSDGPDWTFELLDTYLAEIDRVAKLYRLDTYPHQIEVITSEQMMDAYSSVGMPINYTHWSFGKKFIETERLYKHGQQGLAYEIVINSNPCIAYLMEENTITMQALVMAHACYGHNSFFKNNYLFRSWTDASSIVDYLIFARNYITDCEERYGVVEVEKLLDSCHALMNYGVDRYKRPQKISLQEEKARQKSREEYLQSQVNTLWRTLPKREEEKTVAEVRRYPSEPQENLLYFMEKNAPLLEPWQREILRIVRKVSQYFYPQKQTQVMNEGWATFWHYTILNHLYDEGKVTDRFMLEFLHSHTNVVFQPPYNSPWYSGINPYALGFAMFQDIKRICQSPTEEDRYWFPDIAGSDWLETLHFAMRDFKDESFISQFLSPKVMRDFRFFTVLDDDRNNYLEIAAIHNEDGYREIRAKLSAQYNLSNLEPNIQVWNVDLRGDRSLTLRYVPHNRAPLDKGRREVLKHVHRLWGFDVMLEQQNEDGSVELLDRCPPRQNSL; this is encoded by the coding sequence ATGGCTACGATTGACTCCATGAATAAGGACACCTCCCGTCTCAGCGATGGACCCGACTGGACATTCGAACTGCTTGATACCTACCTGGCCGAGATCGATCGGGTAGCCAAACTCTACCGGCTTGATACCTATCCCCACCAGATCGAAGTCATCACCTCCGAACAGATGATGGACGCCTACTCCAGCGTCGGAATGCCGATTAACTATACCCACTGGTCGTTTGGTAAGAAGTTTATCGAGACCGAGCGGCTCTATAAGCACGGGCAGCAGGGGTTGGCCTACGAGATTGTGATCAACTCCAACCCCTGTATCGCCTACCTGATGGAGGAGAACACAATTACCATGCAGGCGCTGGTGATGGCCCATGCCTGCTACGGGCACAACTCCTTCTTCAAAAATAACTACCTGTTCCGCAGCTGGACCGATGCCAGCTCCATTGTTGACTACCTGATTTTTGCCCGTAACTACATCACCGATTGCGAAGAGCGCTATGGCGTGGTCGAGGTTGAGAAGCTGCTCGACTCCTGCCATGCCCTGATGAACTACGGCGTTGATCGCTACAAACGGCCGCAGAAGATCTCCCTTCAGGAGGAGAAAGCGCGGCAGAAGAGCCGGGAAGAGTATCTGCAGAGCCAGGTGAACACCCTGTGGCGTACCCTGCCGAAGCGCGAGGAGGAGAAAACGGTTGCTGAAGTACGACGCTACCCCTCAGAGCCACAGGAGAACCTGCTCTATTTTATGGAGAAAAATGCCCCGCTGCTTGAGCCGTGGCAGCGCGAGATTTTACGCATCGTGCGTAAGGTGAGCCAGTACTTCTACCCGCAGAAGCAGACCCAGGTTATGAACGAGGGCTGGGCGACCTTCTGGCACTACACCATCCTCAACCATCTCTACGATGAGGGGAAAGTGACGGATCGCTTTATGCTGGAGTTTCTCCATAGCCACACCAACGTGGTGTTCCAGCCACCCTACAACAGCCCGTGGTACAGTGGGATCAACCCCTACGCGCTGGGCTTCGCCATGTTCCAGGATATCAAACGGATCTGTCAGTCCCCTACTGAGGAGGACAGGTACTGGTTCCCGGATATTGCTGGATCGGACTGGCTGGAGACGCTCCACTTCGCCATGCGCGACTTTAAAGACGAGAGCTTTATCAGCCAGTTCCTGTCACCGAAGGTGATGCGTGACTTCCGCTTCTTCACGGTGCTGGATGACGATCGCAATAACTATCTGGAGATTGCGGCTATTCATAACGAAGACGGCTACCGTGAGATCCGCGCTAAGCTTTCGGCACAGTATAACCTCAGCAACCTTGAGCCGAATATCCAGGTATGGAACGTCGACCTGCGTGGAGACCGCTCGTTAACCCTGCGCTATGTGCCGCACAACCGTGCGCCGCTGGATAAGGGCCGCCGGGAGGTGCTCAAGCACGTGCACCGCCTGTGGGGATTTGATGTGATGCTGGAGCAGCAGAACGAAGATGGCAGCGTAGAGCTACTGGACCGCTGCCCGCCGCGTCAGAACAGCCTGTAA
- the dadX gene encoding catabolic alanine racemase DadX: MTRPVQATLNLSALQHNLQVVRRAAPGARVWSVVKANAYGHGIDRIWRALGTTDGFALLNLEEAVLLRERGWKGPILLLEGFFNADELPLLDSLRLTTSIHSNWQLKALQNARLSAPLDIYLKVNTGMNRLGFMPERVSSVWQQLRAMKNVGQMTLMSHFASGEKPDGIVEAMARVEQAAEGLNCPRSLANSAATLWHPQSHFDWVRPGIILYGASPSGQWHDVANSGIKPVMALHSEIIGVQTLKQGDRVGYGGRYQATGEQRIGIVAAGYADGYPRHAPDGTPVLVDGVRTGIVGTVSMDMLAVDLTPCPQAGIGTPVELWGSEIKIDDVAAAAGTVGYELMCALAPRVPVVTQ; encoded by the coding sequence ATGACGCGTCCTGTTCAGGCCACGTTAAATTTATCGGCCTTACAGCATAATTTACAGGTTGTTCGCCGCGCCGCGCCTGGGGCGCGGGTGTGGTCGGTGGTAAAAGCCAACGCCTACGGGCACGGGATCGACCGCATCTGGCGCGCGCTGGGCACCACGGACGGTTTTGCCCTGCTCAATCTGGAGGAGGCGGTGCTGCTGCGCGAGCGTGGCTGGAAGGGGCCGATCCTGCTGCTGGAGGGGTTCTTTAATGCCGACGAGCTGCCGCTGCTGGATAGCCTGCGTCTGACCACCAGTATTCACAGCAACTGGCAGCTAAAGGCGCTGCAAAATGCCCGACTTAGCGCCCCGCTGGATATCTACCTGAAGGTCAACACCGGCATGAACCGGCTGGGGTTTATGCCGGAGCGGGTCAGTTCTGTATGGCAGCAGCTGCGGGCGATGAAAAACGTGGGTCAGATGACGCTGATGTCGCACTTTGCCTCGGGGGAGAAGCCCGACGGCATTGTCGAGGCGATGGCGCGAGTAGAGCAGGCGGCGGAAGGGCTTAACTGTCCGCGCTCCCTCGCCAACTCTGCCGCCACGCTCTGGCATCCTCAGTCTCATTTTGACTGGGTCAGGCCAGGTATTATTCTCTACGGCGCGTCGCCCTCCGGGCAGTGGCACGACGTGGCAAACAGCGGCATTAAGCCGGTGATGGCTCTGCACAGCGAGATTATCGGCGTGCAGACCCTGAAGCAGGGCGATCGGGTGGGCTACGGCGGGCGCTATCAGGCCACGGGAGAGCAGCGGATCGGCATCGTTGCGGCAGGCTATGCCGATGGCTATCCGCGCCACGCTCCAGACGGCACGCCAGTGCTGGTAGACGGCGTACGCACGGGGATTGTCGGAACGGTCTCAATGGATATGCTGGCGGTAGATCTGACCCCGTGCCCGCAGGCGGGAATCGGTACACCGGTGGAGCTGTGGGGCAGCGAAATTAAGATTGATGACGTCGCTGCCGCAGCGGGCACGGTGGGGTATGAGCTGATGTGTGCGCTTGCCCCCCGCGTGCCGGTTGTTACGCAATGA